One genomic segment of Streptomyces sp. RKND-216 includes these proteins:
- the cutA gene encoding divalent-cation tolerance protein CutA, with the protein MAEIVPETLTVLTTVDSAAKAESLARGAVERRVAACAQISAPVTSVYRWEGTVQTDPEWQVLFKTAAARYDALEAYIREAHDYDVPEIIGTPVVRGGADYLRWVVEECTDPEATAEV; encoded by the coding sequence ATGGCTGAGATCGTTCCGGAGACCCTGACCGTGCTCACGACCGTGGACAGCGCCGCGAAGGCGGAGAGCCTCGCGCGCGGTGCCGTCGAGCGGCGGGTGGCCGCCTGCGCGCAGATCAGCGCGCCGGTCACCTCCGTCTACCGGTGGGAGGGCACGGTGCAGACCGACCCGGAGTGGCAGGTGCTCTTCAAGACGGCCGCCGCCCGCTACGACGCCCTCGAGGCGTACATCCGGGAGGCGCACGACTACGACGTGCCGGAGATCATCGGCACGCCGGTGGTGCGCGGCGGCGCCGACTACCTGCGCTGGGTCGTCGAGGAGTGCACCGACCCGGAGGCGACCGCCGAGGTCTGA
- a CDS encoding helix-turn-helix domain-containing protein: protein MYSERGSRLGGGAVVWSRTVPGTATTGLVLPDGCMDLIWNDGLLVAGPDTTGHATQETPGTRWTGVRFAPGTGPAVFGVPAHELRDRRVPLDALWPEREVRLLAERVAAAPDRGAVLETAAWRRERPDPLCAPLVAALRQGLGVAAAADAAGLSERQLRRRSLDAFGYGPKTLARVLRMRRTLRLAEAGTSFAEVAATAGYADQAHLAREVRALTGWTLSRLLARR from the coding sequence ATGTACAGCGAGCGCGGCTCCCGGCTCGGAGGCGGCGCCGTCGTCTGGAGCCGCACGGTCCCCGGGACGGCGACCACCGGGCTGGTGCTGCCGGACGGCTGCATGGACCTGATCTGGAACGACGGTCTGCTCGTCGCCGGCCCCGACACCACCGGCCACGCCACGCAGGAGACGCCCGGCACCCGCTGGACCGGCGTCCGCTTCGCCCCCGGCACCGGCCCCGCCGTGTTCGGCGTGCCCGCGCACGAACTGCGCGACCGGCGGGTGCCGCTGGACGCCCTGTGGCCGGAGCGCGAGGTGCGGCTGCTCGCCGAACGCGTCGCCGCCGCGCCGGACCGGGGCGCGGTGCTCGAGACAGCGGCCTGGCGCCGTGAGCGGCCCGACCCGCTGTGCGCACCGCTGGTCGCGGCGCTGCGGCAGGGCCTCGGCGTCGCGGCGGCGGCCGACGCGGCTGGGCTCAGCGAACGGCAGCTCCGCCGCCGGTCGCTGGACGCCTTCGGCTACGGCCCGAAGACCCTGGCCCGGGTGCTGCGGATGCGGCGCACGCTGCGGCTCGCCGAGGCCGGGACTTCGTTCGCCGAGGTGGCGGCCACGGCGGGCTACGCCGACCAGGCCCACCTCGCCCGCGAGGTGCGGGCGTTGACCGGCTGGACGCTCAGCCGCCTGCTGGCGCGTCGCTGA
- a CDS encoding NAD-dependent epimerase/dehydratase family protein, whose amino-acid sequence MRVLVTGGAGFIGSHVVTALEKAGHEPVVLDIAADPASGAVRGDVRDREALAAALAGVDAVSHQAAMVGLGKGFTDAASYVGVNDLGTAVLLEEMAGAGVRTLVLAGSMVVYGEGRYVCTAHGVVRPGPRSVEDLEQGRFEPPCPHCGEPLRPGAVTEDAPVDPRNVYATTKLAQEHLAAVWARASGGGAISLRYHNVYGDGMPRDTPYAGVASFFRSSLERGEAPQVYEDGGQRRDFVHVTDIAAANVTALEALAAGEAPPSGLRAYNTGSGHPHTVGEMATALAGAFGGPEPAVTGEYRLGDVRHITASSDRLRDELGWRAQVGFAEGMKAFAAAPLRPAG is encoded by the coding sequence ATGCGCGTACTGGTCACCGGCGGGGCCGGATTCATCGGCTCGCACGTCGTCACGGCACTGGAGAAAGCCGGTCACGAACCGGTCGTCCTCGACATCGCGGCCGACCCCGCGTCCGGCGCGGTGCGCGGAGACGTCCGCGACCGGGAGGCGTTGGCCGCCGCCCTCGCGGGCGTCGACGCGGTCAGCCACCAGGCCGCGATGGTCGGGCTCGGCAAGGGCTTCACCGACGCCGCGTCCTACGTCGGGGTCAACGACCTGGGCACCGCGGTGCTGCTGGAGGAGATGGCCGGAGCCGGTGTTCGTACGCTGGTGCTCGCCGGGTCGATGGTGGTCTACGGGGAAGGCCGGTACGTCTGCACCGCGCACGGCGTGGTGCGGCCGGGCCCGCGCTCCGTGGAGGACCTGGAGCAGGGCCGTTTCGAACCGCCGTGCCCGCACTGCGGCGAGCCGCTGCGGCCCGGCGCGGTGACCGAGGACGCCCCCGTCGACCCCCGGAACGTCTACGCCACGACGAAACTGGCCCAGGAGCACCTGGCCGCCGTCTGGGCCCGCGCGTCGGGCGGCGGTGCGATCAGCCTCCGCTACCACAACGTCTACGGCGACGGCATGCCGCGCGACACCCCGTACGCGGGCGTCGCCTCCTTCTTCCGCTCCTCGCTGGAACGCGGAGAGGCGCCGCAGGTGTACGAGGACGGTGGCCAGCGGCGGGACTTCGTCCACGTCACGGACATCGCCGCGGCCAATGTCACCGCGCTGGAGGCGCTGGCCGCTGGCGAGGCGCCGCCGAGCGGGCTGCGGGCCTACAACACCGGCAGCGGACACCCGCACACCGTCGGGGAGATGGCCACCGCGCTGGCCGGCGCGTTCGGCGGCCCGGAACCGGCCGTCACCGGTGAGTACCGGCTGGGCGACGTCCGGCACATCACGGCCTCCTCGGACCGGCTCCGCGACGAACTGGGCTGGCGGGCCCAGGTGGGGTTTGCCGAGGGCATGAAGGCGTTCGCCGCGGCCCCGCTGCGCCCGGCCGGCTGA
- a CDS encoding peptidoglycan DD-metalloendopeptidase family protein, which yields MSARGRHRRSKTQRFTRRATALALTAGGAGIALPLVTAGGAQAASVDTWDKVAQCESTGNWSINTGNGFYGGLQFTQSSWEAAGGTEFAARADLATKDQQIAAAEKLLALQGPGAWPVCGPQAGLQQNSGDPQIDPNGGGEDAAASKAETAEAPKQAAPKADTGAQDTKAPKDAKTESYTVVSGDTLFKIANAHDVDGGWNTVYDGNREVIGGNPDLIYPGQELSLNGSAASATQSEAPKKDTAEKPEKKAPAPKQDSGSSDAGSAAAESADTSQAESAASGFSAPVEAATSTPYHQTGASWSSGYHTGVDFAASTGTTVKSVANGTVVSAGWAGSYGNQVVIQHEDGRYSQYGHLSSLSVSAGESVSAGQQIGAVGSTGNSTGPHLHFEVRTGPDYGSDIDPVQYLRANGVSL from the coding sequence ATGTCTGCACGCGGACGTCATCGTCGCTCCAAGACGCAGCGTTTCACCCGCCGCGCCACCGCTCTCGCCCTGACCGCGGGCGGCGCCGGCATCGCCCTTCCGCTCGTGACCGCCGGCGGCGCCCAGGCCGCCTCCGTGGACACCTGGGACAAGGTCGCCCAGTGCGAGTCCACCGGCAACTGGAGCATCAACACCGGCAACGGCTTCTACGGCGGCCTGCAGTTCACCCAGTCCAGCTGGGAGGCCGCCGGCGGCACCGAGTTCGCGGCCCGCGCCGACCTCGCCACCAAGGACCAGCAGATAGCCGCCGCCGAGAAGCTGCTCGCCCTCCAGGGCCCGGGCGCCTGGCCCGTCTGCGGCCCGCAGGCCGGCCTGCAGCAGAACAGCGGCGACCCGCAGATCGACCCGAACGGCGGTGGCGAGGACGCCGCCGCCTCGAAGGCCGAGACCGCCGAGGCCCCGAAGCAGGCCGCCCCGAAGGCCGACACCGGTGCCCAGGACACGAAGGCCCCGAAGGACGCCAAGACCGAGAGCTACACCGTGGTCAGCGGCGACACCCTGTTCAAGATCGCCAACGCGCACGACGTGGACGGCGGCTGGAACACCGTCTACGACGGCAACCGCGAGGTCATCGGCGGCAACCCGGACCTGATCTACCCGGGCCAGGAGCTCAGCCTGAACGGCTCCGCCGCCAGCGCCACGCAGAGCGAGGCGCCGAAGAAGGACACCGCCGAGAAGCCCGAGAAGAAGGCTCCGGCGCCGAAGCAGGACTCGGGGAGCTCCGACGCCGGCTCCGCCGCCGCGGAGTCCGCGGACACCTCCCAGGCCGAGAGCGCCGCCAGCGGCTTCTCCGCCCCGGTCGAGGCCGCCACGAGCACCCCGTACCACCAGACCGGCGCCAGCTGGTCCAGCGGCTACCACACCGGTGTGGACTTCGCCGCCTCCACCGGCACCACGGTGAAGTCCGTCGCCAACGGCACGGTCGTCTCCGCGGGCTGGGCCGGTTCGTACGGCAACCAGGTCGTCATCCAGCACGAGGACGGCCGGTACAGCCAGTACGGCCACCTGTCCTCGCTGTCCGTCTCGGCGGGCGAGAGCGTCAGCGCCGGCCAGCAGATCGGGGCCGTCGGCTCCACCGGCAACAGCACCGGCCCGCACCTGCACTTCGAGGTGCGCACCGGCCCGGACTACGGCTCGGACATCGACCCGGTCCAGTACCTGCGGGCCAACGGCGTCTCCCTCTGA
- a CDS encoding oxidoreductase, with amino-acid sequence MGWTARRIPDQNGRTAVVTGANSGLGYVTARELARRGARVVLGCRNRSRGERALERLLAEVPEADAELRRLDLADLGSIREFAAGMPDKPLHLLVNNAGLMAIPHSLTADGFEMQFGVNHLGHFALTGLLTERLLAAGDARVVNVSSLMHVVSGIDPADLNSERRYRRWTAYGRSKTANLLFTLELARRTRERGMVVAAAHPGYASTELQTKGPRLSGDRTGERLMRAANSLVGSSAELGAAATLYAATSAEVGPGAFVGPRLLGLRGAPGAAWRAPWARDPAMARKLWEASEELTGVRYEALE; translated from the coding sequence ATGGGCTGGACGGCACGCAGGATTCCCGACCAGAACGGCCGCACCGCGGTCGTGACCGGCGCGAACAGCGGTCTGGGCTATGTGACGGCCCGCGAGCTGGCCCGGCGCGGCGCGCGCGTCGTGCTGGGCTGCCGGAACCGGTCGCGCGGCGAACGGGCGCTGGAGCGGCTGCTCGCGGAGGTTCCGGAGGCGGACGCGGAGCTGCGCCGGCTGGACCTGGCCGATCTGGGCAGCATCCGCGAGTTCGCGGCCGGGATGCCGGACAAGCCGCTGCACCTGCTGGTCAACAACGCGGGGCTGATGGCGATCCCGCACTCGCTGACCGCCGACGGCTTCGAGATGCAGTTCGGCGTCAACCACCTCGGGCACTTCGCGCTCACCGGCCTGCTCACGGAACGGCTGCTGGCGGCCGGCGACGCACGGGTCGTGAACGTCTCCAGCCTCATGCACGTCGTCTCGGGCATCGATCCGGCGGACCTGAACAGCGAGCGCCGCTACCGGCGCTGGACGGCGTACGGGCGCTCGAAGACGGCGAACCTGCTCTTCACACTGGAGCTGGCGCGCCGCACTCGGGAGCGCGGCATGGTCGTGGCGGCCGCCCACCCCGGATACGCGTCGACCGAGCTGCAGACCAAGGGGCCCCGGCTGAGCGGCGACCGGACCGGCGAGCGGCTGATGCGGGCCGCGAACTCACTCGTCGGTTCGTCGGCCGAGCTGGGCGCGGCGGCCACGCTCTACGCCGCCACCTCCGCGGAGGTGGGTCCCGGGGCCTTCGTGGGGCCGCGACTGCTGGGGCTGCGCGGCGCGCCGGGCGCAGCCTGGCGGGCGCCCTGGGCGCGGGACCCGGCGATGGCCCGGAAGCTGTGGGAGGCGTCCGAGGAGCTGACGGGCGTGCGCTACGAGGCCCTGGAATGA
- a CDS encoding SPFH domain-containing protein produces MSATHNRRSVITEEVAPWSDVPRLLRGGEAGTIVPVIIPRHLRRVWWMLPMWLGVFSLLAGVMLSLQDTDSGAGEVAFGALATLAYVLGAFFLLAGGLWWWRSSIVEIEQGTNGILTRYGAIVSTLDPGRHYLWHPWERVDFVVDTATEIPYSAPVVACPTRENVPLRSIEFFLKFRITDAVLFVRSIGAGNFDLVLSSAVQDAIRQRGRQVQTERAYDLRGSDVADMQDLLNRQLDRYGVRITGCNIPDVQLPTQYQQHLSTKERVAKERTAYEQEWGLTRKRRIDALGMDIERAKKVRDARIVEVKAALNQAREQVAQLLEEQETEAQKVRFEIETRGRSGLISAENEARAQRRLAQAYRDNRAVLQYELARRRLDVGATLAGSAPQPIVVRTDGPDGGGSDSSALTTLLTAQLLPRLSGMPAAREAQGALRDAIEERTARD; encoded by the coding sequence ATGAGCGCCACGCACAACCGCAGGTCGGTCATCACCGAAGAGGTCGCTCCCTGGAGCGACGTGCCGCGGCTCCTGCGCGGCGGCGAGGCCGGCACCATCGTGCCCGTTATCATCCCCCGTCACCTGCGTCGGGTGTGGTGGATGCTGCCCATGTGGCTCGGCGTCTTCTCTCTGCTGGCAGGCGTCATGCTGAGCCTCCAGGACACGGACAGCGGCGCCGGAGAGGTCGCGTTCGGGGCGCTGGCCACCCTGGCGTACGTGCTCGGCGCCTTCTTCCTGCTCGCGGGCGGGCTGTGGTGGTGGCGCTCGTCGATCGTGGAGATCGAGCAGGGCACCAATGGCATCCTCACCCGCTACGGCGCCATCGTGAGCACGCTGGACCCGGGCCGCCACTACCTGTGGCACCCGTGGGAACGGGTGGACTTCGTGGTGGACACCGCGACGGAGATCCCGTACTCGGCACCGGTCGTCGCCTGCCCGACGCGGGAGAACGTGCCGCTGCGGTCCATCGAGTTCTTCCTGAAGTTCCGCATCACCGACGCGGTGCTGTTCGTGCGGAGCATCGGCGCCGGCAACTTCGACCTGGTGCTGTCCAGCGCGGTGCAGGACGCCATCCGGCAGCGCGGACGCCAGGTGCAGACCGAGCGGGCCTACGACCTGCGCGGCTCGGACGTGGCCGACATGCAGGACCTGCTGAACCGTCAGCTGGACCGCTACGGCGTGCGCATCACCGGCTGCAACATCCCGGACGTGCAGCTTCCGACGCAGTACCAGCAGCACCTGTCCACCAAGGAGCGGGTCGCCAAGGAGCGGACGGCGTACGAGCAGGAGTGGGGTCTCACCCGCAAGCGCCGCATCGACGCGCTGGGCATGGACATCGAGCGGGCGAAGAAGGTGCGCGACGCGCGCATCGTCGAGGTCAAGGCCGCCCTCAACCAGGCGCGCGAGCAGGTGGCGCAGCTCCTGGAGGAGCAGGAGACGGAGGCGCAGAAGGTCCGCTTCGAGATCGAGACGCGCGGTCGCAGCGGGCTGATCTCGGCGGAGAACGAGGCCCGGGCGCAGCGCCGGCTGGCGCAGGCGTACCGGGACAACCGGGCGGTGCTCCAGTACGAACTGGCGCGGCGGCGGCTGGACGTCGGGGCGACGCTGGCCGGTTCGGCTCCGCAGCCGATCGTGGTCCGTACCGACGGGCCGGACGGCGGCGGCTCCGACTCCTCGGCGCTCACCACGCTGCTGACGGCCCAGCTCCTGCCCCGCCTGTCCGGTATGCCGGCGGCACGGGAGGCGCAGGGCGCGCTGCGCGACGCGATCGAGGAGCGCACCGCGCGGGACTGA
- a CDS encoding SPFH domain-containing protein: MFVASRGQNLRRAAQAVAGGADPRSVAEDALRQHAGDAAESGSGVAGRLSRGASGSREELLQEDSIDPADFPAAREQGGDIDTVMSEQTVPLDEAGEALNRSRQERDGRRKVHAICPMVIPRGRSFLSMLPVSLLLVLGVIGTSIAAATSGATGVGTLTHPLFGLHYWVMSLAAVAFVWWRQGMVMVPDGSQALITRFGKLEKVVGPGRVVLISPFKRVSYIVNTTREYPFNAPVREAPTRGGVKASIDLFIQFRIRDPQEFVYTLGAVRGFEEKLNNAVSETIRSLIYEQEASGIYDMVGEDTGRLLEQLNNQFLPAVELTNANITHAEPSDQGYRMHLAAPEMVRMAKDAYTHEYALQLRKEQDEGDLSKELATRQETLSGIQAEIAQYQAQMDTAVERETNRAQALARQRYVQAESEAKANAALLEAQALDIRAVTASEAPEILEYRYQQQILDTLEEVADHLPRLVRIGGPGAGTGDGAAGVDFLALAREMVGEHGTELFSEADMAAVRARLEEVSARIAEREPEIQALREAERPTVPGETDPTAAVADDTQDVSGVPAGDTAAARTEEGAE, translated from the coding sequence ATGTTCGTGGCTTCACGTGGCCAGAACCTACGCAGAGCCGCCCAAGCGGTGGCAGGCGGAGCCGATCCGCGCTCCGTCGCCGAGGACGCGCTGCGGCAGCACGCGGGGGATGCGGCGGAGAGCGGGAGCGGCGTCGCCGGCAGGCTGAGCCGGGGCGCGTCCGGAAGCCGGGAGGAGTTGCTCCAGGAGGACAGCATCGACCCGGCCGACTTCCCGGCAGCGCGGGAGCAGGGCGGCGACATCGACACCGTGATGTCCGAGCAGACCGTGCCGCTGGACGAGGCGGGCGAGGCGCTCAACCGCAGCCGGCAGGAGCGTGACGGACGGCGGAAGGTGCACGCCATCTGCCCGATGGTGATCCCGCGCGGCCGGTCGTTCCTCAGCATGCTGCCCGTATCGCTGCTGCTGGTCCTCGGCGTCATCGGCACGTCCATCGCGGCGGCCACGTCGGGCGCGACCGGCGTCGGCACGCTGACGCACCCGCTCTTCGGGCTGCACTACTGGGTCATGTCGCTGGCCGCGGTGGCGTTCGTCTGGTGGCGGCAAGGCATGGTGATGGTGCCGGACGGCAGCCAGGCGCTGATCACCCGGTTCGGCAAGCTGGAAAAGGTCGTCGGTCCGGGCCGGGTCGTGCTGATCAGCCCGTTCAAGCGGGTGTCGTACATCGTCAACACGACCCGCGAGTACCCGTTCAACGCGCCGGTGCGGGAGGCTCCGACGCGGGGCGGCGTGAAGGCGTCCATCGACCTCTTCATCCAGTTCCGCATCCGGGACCCGCAGGAGTTCGTCTACACCCTGGGCGCCGTGCGCGGCTTCGAGGAGAAGCTGAACAACGCGGTCAGCGAGACCATCCGCAGCCTCATCTACGAGCAGGAGGCCTCGGGCATCTACGACATGGTCGGCGAGGACACCGGGCGGCTGCTGGAGCAGCTGAACAACCAGTTCCTGCCCGCCGTGGAGCTGACGAACGCCAACATCACGCACGCCGAACCCTCCGACCAGGGCTACCGGATGCACCTGGCCGCGCCGGAGATGGTGCGGATGGCCAAGGACGCCTACACCCACGAGTACGCGCTCCAGCTCCGCAAGGAGCAGGACGAGGGCGATCTGAGCAAGGAACTGGCCACCCGCCAGGAGACGCTGTCCGGCATCCAGGCGGAGATCGCGCAGTACCAGGCGCAGATGGACACCGCCGTCGAGCGCGAGACGAACCGGGCCCAGGCGCTGGCCCGGCAGCGGTACGTGCAGGCCGAGTCGGAGGCGAAGGCGAACGCGGCGCTGCTGGAGGCGCAGGCGCTGGACATCCGCGCGGTGACCGCGTCGGAGGCGCCGGAGATCCTGGAGTACCGCTACCAGCAGCAGATCCTGGACACGCTGGAGGAGGTCGCCGACCACCTGCCGCGGCTGGTCCGCATCGGCGGGCCGGGCGCCGGTACGGGTGACGGCGCGGCCGGGGTCGACTTCCTGGCGCTGGCCCGGGAGATGGTCGGCGAGCACGGCACGGAGCTGTTCTCCGAGGCGGACATGGCCGCCGTGCGGGCCCGGCTGGAGGAGGTCTCGGCGCGGATCGCCGAGCGCGAGCCGGAGATCCAGGCGCTGCGGGAGGCCGAACGGCCCACCGTGCCGGGTGAGACGGACCCGACGGCCGCCGTCGCGGACGACACGCAGGACGTATCCGGTGTCCCGGCCGGTGACACGGCCGCCGCGCGCACCGAGGAGGGGGCGGAATGA
- a CDS encoding molybdopterin-dependent oxidoreductase has translation METGPEPEPQPAPEPQPEPGPEPGAEVPAAAPGPAAGKPSAPEPAEPAASPLARLTAPPPGPFRPGFWRSPLRGPWLTSVLGLVLLGGLLVVTVTGLLSYAAYNPGLGAPNDRTPGKGLLGFYLFSWPTSPYWLYRLTQGLHVTVGLALVPVLLAKLWSVIPRLFTWPPVRSVNHALERVSLLLLVGSTLFEFVTGVLNVQLEYVFPGSFYPLHFYGAWVFLAALIVHVALRVGRVRRALRGRSLREELRTPTRRTEPEPPDGTGLVPTAPAAPTISRRGALGMVGLGSLTMVVVTVGQSTGGPLRDVALLAPRSQDPGPGQNGFQVNKTARSRGVRTADVGPDWRLTVRGPGGRREVLDRAALLELPQHTALLPIACVEGWSTGDQEWTGVRLADLAAMVGQGPAPGVFVESLQLSGSFRAALLRENQVRDTRSLLALRVNGADLSLDHGFPARVIVPNNPGVHNTKWVTRLTFGQNQEGSA, from the coding sequence ATGGAGACCGGACCAGAACCGGAACCCCAGCCGGCACCCGAACCCCAGCCAGAACCAGGACCGGAACCGGGCGCGGAGGTGCCCGCCGCGGCCCCCGGCCCGGCCGCCGGGAAGCCCTCCGCACCCGAACCCGCCGAACCCGCGGCTTCGCCGCTCGCCCGCCTCACCGCCCCACCGCCCGGACCGTTCCGGCCCGGCTTCTGGCGCAGCCCGCTGCGCGGCCCGTGGCTGACCTCCGTCCTGGGCCTGGTGCTGCTCGGCGGCCTGCTCGTCGTGACCGTGACCGGTCTGCTGTCGTACGCCGCCTACAACCCGGGGCTCGGCGCACCGAACGACCGCACGCCCGGTAAGGGACTGCTCGGCTTCTACCTCTTCTCCTGGCCCACCAGCCCGTACTGGCTCTACCGGCTCACCCAGGGCCTGCACGTGACGGTGGGTCTGGCGCTCGTGCCCGTCCTGTTGGCGAAGCTGTGGTCGGTCATCCCGCGCCTCTTCACCTGGCCGCCGGTACGTTCCGTCAACCACGCGCTGGAGCGCGTCTCGCTGCTGCTGCTGGTCGGCAGCACCCTGTTCGAGTTCGTGACGGGCGTGCTCAACGTCCAGCTCGAGTACGTTTTCCCCGGCTCGTTCTATCCGCTGCACTTCTACGGTGCGTGGGTGTTCCTCGCCGCGCTGATCGTGCACGTCGCCCTGCGGGTGGGGCGGGTGCGCCGTGCGCTGCGCGGCCGGAGTCTGCGGGAGGAACTGCGCACGCCGACCCGCCGCACCGAGCCCGAGCCGCCGGACGGGACCGGGCTCGTCCCGACCGCACCCGCCGCACCGACGATCTCCCGCCGGGGCGCGCTGGGGATGGTCGGGCTGGGGTCCCTGACCATGGTCGTGGTGACCGTCGGCCAGTCCACGGGCGGGCCGCTGCGGGACGTGGCGCTGCTGGCGCCGCGCAGTCAGGACCCCGGCCCGGGACAGAACGGGTTCCAGGTCAACAAGACCGCGCGCTCCCGGGGCGTCCGCACCGCCGACGTCGGCCCGGACTGGCGGCTGACGGTGCGCGGTCCCGGCGGCCGGAGGGAGGTGTTGGACCGGGCGGCGCTGCTGGAACTGCCGCAGCACACCGCGCTGCTGCCCATCGCCTGCGTCGAAGGCTGGTCGACCGGCGACCAGGAGTGGACGGGTGTCCGGCTGGCCGACCTGGCCGCCATGGTCGGCCAGGGCCCGGCGCCCGGGGTGTTCGTGGAGTCGTTGCAGCTCAGCGGATCGTTCCGGGCGGCGTTGCTGCGCGAGAACCAGGTGCGCGACACCCGCTCGCTCCTGGCGTTGCGGGTGAACGGCGCCGACCTCTCCCTCGACCACGGCTTCCCGGCGCGAGTGATCGTCCCCAACAACCCGGGCGTGCACAACACCAAGTGGGTCACCCGGCTCACCTTCGGCCAGAACCAGGAGGGTTCGGCATGA
- a CDS encoding response regulator, whose product MTHHHAPGHNGPDDRPTVRVLVVDDDFMVARLHRAMVDQTPGFAVAGEARTGAEALTAVRALRPDLLLLDIYLPDMSGLDVLRALRGDPGEEKGNAPASPGVDVLVVTAARDVETVRGAQLGGAVHYIIKPFESRTLRERLLAYAQRRRELAALAAAGEAGQAEVDRVFGSPAGLPRAAAPPREPPALPKGLTAQTAALVRRALKEAPGDLSAAECAELSGLSRVSARRYLEHFAAGGEAEVSLRYGTTGRPERRYRLPGATPPRTGRD is encoded by the coding sequence ATGACACACCACCACGCACCAGGACATAACGGGCCGGACGACAGGCCGACGGTGCGGGTGCTCGTCGTGGACGACGACTTCATGGTCGCCCGACTGCACCGCGCGATGGTCGATCAGACCCCCGGATTCGCCGTCGCCGGAGAGGCCCGGACCGGCGCCGAGGCACTGACGGCGGTGCGCGCGCTGCGCCCGGACCTGCTGCTGCTGGACATCTACCTGCCGGACATGTCAGGGCTGGACGTCCTGCGCGCACTGCGGGGCGACCCCGGCGAGGAGAAGGGCAACGCGCCCGCCTCCCCGGGGGTGGACGTCCTGGTGGTCACCGCAGCACGCGACGTGGAGACCGTGCGCGGAGCCCAGCTCGGCGGGGCCGTGCACTACATCATCAAGCCGTTCGAGAGCAGGACCCTGCGGGAGCGGCTGCTCGCCTACGCACAGCGGCGGCGCGAACTGGCGGCACTCGCGGCGGCAGGCGAGGCCGGGCAGGCGGAGGTCGACCGGGTCTTCGGCTCCCCCGCCGGGCTTCCGCGAGCCGCCGCGCCGCCGCGCGAGCCACCGGCCCTCCCCAAGGGACTGACCGCGCAGACCGCGGCGCTCGTACGGCGGGCGCTGAAGGAGGCACCGGGAGACCTCTCGGCAGCCGAGTGCGCGGAGCTGAGCGGGCTCTCCCGGGTGAGCGCGCGGCGCTACCTGGAGCACTTCGCGGCCGGCGGCGAGGCCGAGGTGTCGCTGCGGTACGGCACCACGGGTCGCCCGGAGCGCCGGTACCGCCTCCCCGGCGCCACGCCACCCCGGACCGGACGGGACTGA
- a CDS encoding VOC family protein encodes MAPRFGLIGIVTADMAASLAFYRRLGLDIPAGADTEAHVEAVLPGGLRMAWDSDDTVASFDPGWPRPTRAEVNGRISLAFLCDGPAGVDEVYAGLTAAGHPGHKEPWDAFWGQRYAVVEDPDGNTVDLFAPLSDAPAGG; translated from the coding sequence ATGGCACCTCGTTTCGGCCTCATCGGCATCGTCACGGCGGACATGGCCGCCTCGCTCGCCTTCTACCGGCGCCTCGGCCTGGACATCCCGGCCGGCGCGGACACCGAGGCCCATGTGGAGGCGGTCCTGCCGGGCGGGCTGCGCATGGCCTGGGACTCCGACGACACCGTGGCCTCCTTCGACCCCGGCTGGCCCCGGCCGACCCGGGCGGAGGTCAACGGGCGCATCTCCCTCGCCTTCCTGTGCGACGGCCCGGCCGGCGTGGACGAGGTCTACGCCGGGCTGACGGCCGCCGGGCATCCGGGGCACAAGGAGCCGTGGGACGCGTTCTGGGGTCAGCGGTACGCCGTGGTGGAGGACCCGGACGGCAACACCGTGGACCTGTTCGCGCCGCTCAGCGACGCGCCAGCAGGCGGCTGA
- a CDS encoding class I SAM-dependent methyltransferase: MPPWCADPYAEALRAGRGPLYLRRPDGWLLPLDVERWCARADAADLAVLGRCTGPVLDVGCGPGRMVAALARSGRPVLGIDTAPFAVARARGLGGTVLLRSVFDPLPGEGRWGSVLLMDGNIGIGGDPAVLLDRIRALLTPGGLLLAEAARADIEERVEVCLDDGDGGRSETFHWARLGTAALRRHAEFAGWSVVEEWSAQGRPFLALRRT; the protein is encoded by the coding sequence ATGCCGCCATGGTGCGCCGATCCGTATGCCGAGGCGCTGCGCGCCGGCCGTGGGCCGCTGTACCTGCGGCGGCCGGACGGCTGGCTGCTGCCACTGGACGTGGAGCGGTGGTGCGCTCGGGCGGACGCGGCCGATCTCGCCGTCCTGGGGCGCTGCACGGGCCCGGTACTCGACGTGGGCTGCGGACCGGGCCGCATGGTCGCGGCTCTGGCGCGCAGCGGGCGGCCGGTGCTCGGCATCGACACGGCCCCGTTCGCGGTGGCCCGCGCCCGCGGCCTCGGGGGGACGGTTCTGCTGCGGTCCGTCTTCGATCCGCTGCCCGGTGAGGGACGGTGGGGCAGCGTGCTGCTGATGGACGGCAACATCGGTATCGGCGGGGACCCTGCCGTTCTCCTCGACCGCATCCGCGCCCTGCTGACGCCGGGTGGCCTGCTCCTCGCCGAAGCCGCCCGGGCGGACATCGAGGAACGTGTGGAGGTGTGCCTGGACGACGGCGACGGGGGCCGCAGCGAAACGTTTCACTGGGCGCGGCTCGGAACGGCCGCGCTGCGCCGCCACGCGGAGTTCGCGGGCTGGTCGGTCGTCGAGGAGTGGTCCGCGCAGGGGCGGCCCTTCCTGGCGCTGCGCCGCACCTGA